From a single Bacillus gobiensis genomic region:
- a CDS encoding N-acetylmuramoyl-L-alanine amidase family protein yields MKLFIDPGHGGTDSGASGNGLLEKHVNLSIAQKIAEILRIEYEGVDIRLSRTGDQTVSLTARTNSANLWGADFYLSIHVNSFNGSAEGYEDYIHTSLSDQSATAGYQRIIHEEVLKQNELRDRGRKKADFHVLRETTMPAILTENGFISDESDANKMKDPAWITRVARGHVNGLAKSFSLKKKASSNIYRVIIDGTQIGAYQDKDNALQAISARWNQFAAARIERI; encoded by the coding sequence GTGAAGCTATTTATTGACCCTGGCCACGGAGGTACAGATAGTGGAGCTTCTGGAAATGGCTTGCTTGAGAAACATGTGAATCTTTCAATAGCGCAAAAGATTGCTGAGATATTGCGAATTGAATATGAAGGGGTAGATATACGCTTAAGTCGGACAGGCGATCAGACGGTTTCTTTGACAGCAAGAACCAATTCAGCCAATCTGTGGGGAGCGGATTTTTATTTATCTATCCACGTAAATTCTTTTAATGGATCTGCAGAAGGATATGAAGATTATATTCACACTAGTCTTTCCGATCAATCTGCTACAGCTGGCTATCAACGAATCATTCATGAAGAAGTGTTGAAGCAAAATGAACTAAGAGATCGCGGACGGAAAAAAGCAGATTTCCATGTACTTCGTGAAACAACAATGCCAGCGATTTTAACCGAAAACGGATTTATTTCGGACGAATCGGATGCGAATAAAATGAAAGACCCGGCATGGATTACACGAGTCGCAAGAGGGCACGTAAACGGATTGGCAAAAAGCTTTAGTCTGAAAAAAAAAGCTAGCAGTAACATATACCGCGTGATCATTGATGGAACTCAAATTGGTGCTTATCAGGATAAAGACAATGCGTTACAGGCGATTTCCGCTCGTTGGAATCAATTTGCTGCCGCGCGTATTGAACGCATATAA
- the metH gene encoding methionine synthase yields MSTTINDQLKKRILILDGAMGTMIQDANLSPDDFGGEEYEGCNEYLTITAPHVIRSIHEDYLAAGADLIETNTFGATKLVLDEYELGHLAFDINVKAAESAKEAVQKFSTADWPRFVVGAMGPTTKTLSVTGGTTFDELVANYEEQARGLIIGGSDLLLLETSQDMLNVKAGFIGIQEAFANTGKQLPLMVSGTIEPMGTTLAGQDIEAFYISLQHMKPISVGLNCATGPEFMTDHLRTLSSFSSSYVSCYPNAGLPDEEGHYHESPSSLAKKIKAFAEQGWLNIIGGCCGTTPAHIEALREAVSAIPPREIPKDKLPHSVSGIDGLFYEESMRPLFVGERTNVIGSRKFKRLISEQKFEEASEIARAQIKNGAHVVDVCLADPDRDEAEDMENFIKEAMKKVKAPFVIDSTDEAVIEVALKYTQGKAIINSINLEDGEERFEEVLPLVKKYGGALVVGTIDEEGMAVTAEKKLEIAIRSHELLTKKYGIPSTDIIFDPLVFPVGTGDEQYIGSASETVNGIRLIKEKLPDCLTILGVSNVSFGLPPVGREILNAVYLYHCTQAGLDYAIVNTEKLERFASIPKEEVEMAEKLLFQTDDKTLATFTEFYRGKKKADKKPKQSLSLEDRLAEYVIEGTKEGLIPDLEEALTKYSTPLEIINGPLMTGMAEVGRLFNNNELIVAEVLQSAEVMKASVSFLENYMEKKDESGKGKIILATVKGDVHDIGKNLVDIILSNNGYKVVDLGIKVTPQDLIAAVRKENPDIIGLSGLLVKSAQQMVITAQDLHEADISLPIMVGGAALSRKFTKMKISPAYTGPVLYAKDAMDGLALANDLRTDLDRFIEEKRQQETPAETVQEKKQSETAVKLLEKRAVISEAPVFVPEDCKRHYLKNIDLASIVPYVNEQMLIGHHLGLKGKVKRLLAERDPKAMQLKEIIDELLQEGKEKKWFDPEVVYQFFPAYSEGNDLHILDPGNQQDILETFHFPRQEKLPFRCISDYVHTKDKIDYVSFFTVTAGRHIREIANQFKTQGDYLKSHVVQALALELAEGLAERTHQIIRDRWGFPDSPDFTMEERFQAKYQGQRYSFGYPACPDLEDQAKLFRLIQPEGIGVQLTEGFMMEPEASVSAIVVSHPEARYFNVH; encoded by the coding sequence ATGTCCACGACCATCAATGATCAGCTAAAAAAGAGAATTCTCATTCTAGACGGTGCCATGGGTACAATGATTCAAGATGCCAACCTTTCTCCAGATGATTTTGGCGGAGAAGAATACGAGGGCTGTAATGAATATTTAACAATCACTGCGCCCCACGTTATCAGGTCTATTCATGAAGATTATTTAGCAGCTGGCGCTGACTTGATTGAAACAAATACATTCGGGGCAACGAAGCTTGTATTAGATGAATATGAGCTCGGACATTTAGCATTTGATATTAACGTAAAAGCAGCTGAGTCGGCAAAAGAAGCTGTACAGAAATTCTCAACTGCCGACTGGCCTCGTTTTGTTGTAGGTGCTATGGGCCCTACGACTAAAACACTGTCAGTTACCGGGGGTACAACGTTTGACGAGTTGGTTGCCAACTATGAAGAGCAAGCAAGAGGCTTGATAATCGGCGGCTCTGACCTTCTTTTGCTGGAAACAAGCCAGGACATGCTGAATGTGAAAGCTGGGTTTATCGGTATTCAGGAAGCCTTTGCGAATACAGGCAAGCAATTGCCTTTAATGGTATCCGGCACGATAGAACCGATGGGTACCACTCTGGCAGGACAAGATATTGAAGCATTCTACATTTCCCTTCAGCACATGAAGCCGATCAGTGTCGGATTAAATTGTGCAACGGGACCGGAGTTTATGACCGATCATCTCCGGACGCTTTCTTCCTTTTCGTCATCCTACGTCAGCTGTTATCCGAATGCCGGACTGCCTGATGAAGAAGGGCATTATCATGAATCCCCTTCCTCTCTTGCGAAGAAAATTAAAGCCTTTGCCGAGCAAGGCTGGCTGAATATTATCGGCGGCTGCTGCGGAACGACGCCGGCACATATCGAGGCGCTGCGCGAAGCAGTTTCCGCTATTCCTCCTAGAGAGATCCCGAAAGACAAGCTTCCTCATTCGGTTTCCGGAATTGATGGACTGTTTTACGAAGAAAGCATGCGCCCTCTCTTTGTAGGAGAACGGACAAATGTCATCGGCTCCAGAAAATTCAAGCGACTCATTTCTGAACAAAAGTTTGAAGAAGCTTCAGAAATCGCAAGAGCGCAAATTAAAAACGGTGCCCATGTCGTGGATGTCTGCTTGGCAGATCCCGACCGTGATGAAGCTGAGGATATGGAAAACTTTATAAAAGAAGCGATGAAAAAAGTTAAAGCTCCTTTTGTCATTGATTCAACAGATGAAGCTGTGATTGAGGTAGCCTTGAAATATACGCAAGGAAAAGCAATTATTAATTCTATTAACTTAGAAGACGGTGAAGAACGGTTTGAAGAGGTATTGCCACTAGTCAAAAAATATGGTGGAGCTCTTGTTGTAGGGACGATAGATGAGGAAGGCATGGCCGTCACAGCTGAGAAGAAGCTGGAAATCGCGATTCGCTCGCATGAACTGCTCACAAAAAAATACGGCATTCCGTCCACTGACATTATTTTTGATCCGCTCGTCTTCCCGGTCGGAACTGGAGATGAGCAGTACATCGGCTCTGCGAGTGAAACCGTCAATGGCATTCGTTTAATTAAAGAAAAGCTTCCCGATTGCTTGACTATTCTTGGCGTCAGCAACGTCTCATTCGGTCTTCCGCCAGTAGGAAGAGAAATCTTAAACGCGGTTTATTTGTACCACTGTACGCAAGCGGGACTTGACTATGCCATTGTTAATACCGAAAAGCTTGAACGATTTGCCTCCATACCAAAAGAAGAGGTTGAAATGGCGGAAAAGCTATTGTTCCAGACGGATGACAAAACCCTTGCCACTTTCACAGAGTTTTATCGAGGCAAAAAGAAGGCTGACAAAAAGCCAAAGCAGTCACTATCTCTTGAGGATCGTTTGGCCGAATACGTCATTGAAGGGACAAAAGAAGGGCTGATCCCGGATTTGGAGGAGGCGTTAACAAAATACAGCACTCCTCTTGAAATTATCAATGGACCTTTGATGACCGGCATGGCAGAGGTTGGGCGTCTCTTTAACAATAATGAATTGATCGTCGCCGAGGTTCTGCAATCAGCTGAAGTGATGAAAGCGTCTGTCTCTTTTTTGGAAAACTACATGGAGAAAAAAGACGAGAGCGGAAAGGGCAAGATTATTCTTGCGACCGTCAAAGGCGATGTTCATGACATTGGCAAAAACCTAGTAGATATCATCCTAAGCAATAACGGCTATAAGGTTGTAGATCTTGGCATTAAGGTGACTCCGCAAGATTTAATCGCAGCTGTCCGCAAAGAAAATCCCGATATCATCGGGCTATCCGGGCTGCTTGTCAAATCCGCCCAGCAAATGGTCATTACGGCACAGGATCTCCATGAGGCTGATATTTCTCTGCCGATTATGGTAGGAGGTGCAGCCTTATCAAGGAAATTTACGAAAATGAAAATCTCTCCTGCTTATACTGGACCAGTTCTTTATGCAAAGGATGCGATGGACGGACTGGCCTTGGCCAATGATCTCCGAACAGACTTAGACCGATTTATCGAGGAGAAACGCCAGCAGGAAACGCCGGCAGAAACCGTTCAAGAGAAAAAACAATCAGAAACAGCAGTGAAGCTTCTTGAGAAGAGAGCCGTTATATCTGAAGCTCCTGTCTTTGTTCCGGAAGATTGCAAACGGCATTATTTAAAAAACATCGACCTTGCCAGTATCGTTCCGTATGTCAATGAACAAATGCTGATCGGCCATCACTTAGGATTAAAAGGAAAAGTGAAGAGGCTTTTGGCTGAGAGAGATCCAAAAGCGATGCAGCTAAAAGAAATCATTGATGAGCTTCTGCAGGAGGGGAAAGAGAAAAAATGGTTTGATCCTGAAGTTGTCTATCAATTCTTTCCAGCATATAGTGAAGGGAATGATCTTCATATCCTCGACCCTGGGAATCAACAGGATATTCTTGAAACGTTCCATTTCCCGAGACAAGAGAAGCTTCCGTTCCGTTGCATTTCCGATTATGTGCATACAAAGGATAAGATTGACTACGTGTCATTTTTCACGGTAACAGCCGGACGCCATATTAGAGAAATTGCTAATCAGTTTAAAACACAGGGAGACTATTTAAAAAGCCATGTCGTTCAAGCGCTCGCTCTAGAGCTTGCAGAAGGCTTGGCGGAGCGGACGCATCAAATCATCCGTGACCGCTGGGGCTTCCCTGATTCTCCGGATTTCACAATGGAAGAAAGATTCCAGGCGAAATATCAGGGACAACGGTATTCCTTCGGGTACCCTGCCTGTCCGGATCTTGAAGATCAGGCGAAGCTCTTCCGCCTCATTCAGCCGGAAGGAATCGGCGTTCAATTAACAGAAGGGTTTATGATGGAACCTGAGGCCTCTGTGTCGGCAATAGTAGTTTCTCACCCCGAAGCGCGTTACTTCAATGTACATTAA
- a CDS encoding bifunctional homocysteine S-methyltransferase/methylenetetrahydrofolate reductase: MGLIEDLQKKILIADGAMGTLLYSYGIDRCFEELNISQPEAVRGVHQAYVNAGADIIQTNTYGANHIKLSRYGLEDDIKKINAAAVQLAKAAAEQAYVLGTIGGIRTFNKSAHTLEEIKRSFREQLYLLLHEEPDGLLLETYYDLEEAQEVLKIARKETDLPIIVNVSMHEQGVLQDGTSLADALASLEGLGADSVGMNCSLGPYHMIQSLEEVPLPKHSYLAVYPNSSLPALEEGRLVYETDTDYFGESALKFRNQGARIIGGCCGTTPAHIKAMSEAVKQLHPVTEKSVKVKKTDPVHVQDIREEPSLDELAKQKRTIIVELDPPKKLNFEKFLHAASELQAAGIDALTLADNSLATPRISNVACGALLKQKLDMRSLVHITCRDRNLIGLQSHLMGLDTLGLQDILAITGDPSKIGDFPGATSVYDLTSFDLIRLIKQFNEGVSYSGKPLGKKTNFSVAGAFNPNVRHIDKAVKRLEKKIECGADYFISQPVYSEEQLYKIYEETKHLTTPIYIGIMPLTSSRNAEFIHNEIPGIKLSDEIREAMAFAGEDKQKQAEEGLSIAKSLLDTACELFNGIYLITPFLRSDLTSELTTYIHQKKKEIHHVHDHQ, translated from the coding sequence ATGGGACTGATCGAAGATTTGCAAAAGAAAATTTTAATCGCCGATGGTGCGATGGGAACACTTCTTTATTCTTATGGAATTGACCGGTGTTTCGAAGAATTAAACATTTCTCAGCCTGAAGCAGTTCGCGGCGTTCACCAAGCGTATGTTAATGCCGGAGCTGATATTATTCAAACAAATACGTACGGAGCAAATCATATAAAGCTATCCAGATATGGTCTAGAAGACGATATTAAAAAAATCAATGCAGCTGCTGTTCAGCTCGCAAAGGCAGCTGCAGAGCAAGCATATGTGCTCGGTACTATCGGCGGTATCCGCACTTTTAATAAAAGTGCCCATACGCTCGAAGAAATCAAACGAAGCTTTCGTGAACAGCTCTACCTTCTGCTTCACGAAGAGCCTGATGGGTTACTATTAGAAACGTATTACGACCTGGAAGAAGCACAGGAAGTATTAAAGATCGCCAGAAAGGAAACGGACCTTCCGATCATTGTCAATGTGAGCATGCATGAACAAGGTGTTCTTCAAGACGGTACATCATTAGCCGATGCCCTTGCTTCACTGGAAGGTTTAGGAGCCGATTCAGTGGGTATGAACTGCAGTCTCGGACCTTATCACATGATTCAATCCCTTGAGGAGGTCCCACTGCCAAAGCATTCATATCTGGCTGTTTATCCGAATAGCAGCTTACCGGCATTAGAGGAAGGACGCTTGGTCTATGAAACAGATACGGATTATTTCGGCGAAAGTGCGCTAAAATTTCGAAATCAAGGAGCGCGAATTATCGGCGGCTGCTGCGGTACGACTCCTGCACACATCAAAGCAATGTCAGAAGCCGTCAAGCAATTGCATCCAGTTACCGAAAAAAGCGTCAAGGTCAAAAAAACGGATCCCGTCCATGTTCAGGATATCCGCGAGGAGCCTTCCTTGGACGAACTTGCAAAGCAAAAGCGGACAATTATCGTGGAACTTGACCCTCCTAAAAAACTTAATTTTGAAAAATTTCTGCATGCGGCTTCTGAGCTTCAAGCCGCCGGAATTGATGCACTTACGTTGGCTGATAACTCGCTAGCGACTCCGAGAATCAGCAATGTTGCCTGCGGGGCGCTATTAAAGCAGAAGCTTGACATGAGATCGCTAGTTCATATCACTTGCCGAGACAGAAATTTGATCGGACTTCAGTCCCATTTAATGGGTCTTGATACGTTAGGTCTTCAAGACATCCTGGCCATCACAGGAGACCCATCAAAAATAGGTGATTTTCCAGGAGCGACCTCGGTATATGATCTGACTTCCTTTGATTTAATAAGACTGATTAAGCAATTTAATGAGGGAGTATCCTATTCGGGTAAGCCTTTAGGGAAAAAGACAAACTTTTCTGTTGCAGGTGCGTTTAATCCGAATGTCCGCCATATTGATAAAGCAGTTAAACGATTGGAGAAAAAAATTGAATGCGGAGCTGATTATTTTATTTCACAGCCCGTTTATTCCGAAGAGCAGCTATACAAAATCTATGAAGAAACGAAGCATTTGACAACGCCGATTTACATTGGCATCATGCCGCTGACCAGCAGCAGAAATGCTGAATTTATTCATAATGAGATCCCGGGGATTAAACTTTCCGACGAAATCAGAGAGGCCATGGCGTTTGCCGGAGAAGATAAGCAAAAACAGGCAGAGGAAGGACTTTCTATTGCAAAATCCCTTTTAGATACAGCATGTGAGTTATTTAACGGAATCTATTTAATTACTCCCTTTTTACGGAGCGATCTAACGTCAGAATTAACGACTTATATACACCAGAAGAAAAAGGAGATACATCATGTCCACGACCATCAATGA
- a CDS encoding YajQ family cyclic di-GMP-binding protein — MAKESSFDIVSKVNLPDVQNAIGNAMKEVANRYDFKGSKSDITLEKDELVLVSDDEFKMDQLKDVLVNKLIKQNVPTKNIQYSKSEKAAGGTVRQRGKLVQGIDSEQAKKINNLIKNSGIKVKSQIQGDQLRVIGKNKDDLQQIISLIKGADLPIDVQFINYR, encoded by the coding sequence ATGGCAAAAGAGAGTTCATTTGATATCGTATCAAAGGTAAACTTACCTGATGTCCAAAATGCAATCGGAAATGCGATGAAGGAAGTAGCCAACCGATATGATTTTAAAGGAAGCAAAAGTGACATTACACTTGAAAAGGACGAGCTAGTGTTGGTTTCAGATGATGAATTTAAAATGGATCAGCTGAAGGATGTATTGGTGAACAAGCTGATCAAGCAGAATGTGCCGACCAAAAATATTCAATATTCGAAAAGCGAAAAAGCCGCAGGGGGCACGGTCAGGCAACGTGGAAAACTTGTTCAAGGGATCGACAGCGAGCAAGCGAAAAAAATTAATAACCTGATTAAAAATTCCGGAATCAAAGTAAAATCCCAGATTCAAGGCGATCAGCTCCGCGTCATAGGTAAAAACAAAGACGATCTTCAGCAAATTATCTCTTTAATCAAGGGAGCAGACCTACCTATTGATGTCCAATTTATTAATTACCGATAA
- a CDS encoding CvfB family protein: MKPGLKVTLEIEKKADYGYFLTDGESTILLHNSEIIEDISDREEVLVYLYVDHEERLAATMKMPKITEEVYDWVEVVDVVSGRGVYVDVGLSKDALVATEHLPPFESIWPKAGDKLYCMMKVTKYGRMFAKPAPEDVIKELFQPADQSLMNKELTGTVYRLIASGSFVISEEGIRGFIHPSQRKEEPRLGEQLKARVIAIKDDSSVNLSLLPRKQDSMSTDAEQIISYLRTRNGAMPFSDKSDPEDIKERFQMSKGAFKRALGHLMKQGKVRQEGSWTYEITKEK, translated from the coding sequence ATGAAACCCGGTTTAAAGGTTACTTTAGAAATAGAGAAAAAAGCAGATTACGGATATTTTTTGACTGATGGAGAATCGACTATCCTGCTTCATAACAGCGAGATCATAGAGGATATTTCCGATCGTGAAGAGGTACTTGTGTATCTTTATGTTGATCATGAGGAACGATTGGCTGCAACAATGAAAATGCCGAAAATAACGGAAGAGGTTTACGATTGGGTCGAGGTTGTCGACGTAGTTTCAGGCAGAGGAGTCTATGTCGATGTCGGCCTGTCAAAGGATGCGTTAGTAGCGACAGAGCATTTGCCGCCTTTTGAAAGCATTTGGCCAAAAGCAGGCGATAAGCTGTATTGCATGATGAAAGTAACAAAATATGGACGCATGTTCGCAAAGCCTGCTCCTGAAGATGTCATAAAGGAGCTGTTTCAACCAGCTGATCAAAGCCTGATGAATAAAGAATTAACGGGCACGGTTTATCGATTAATCGCTTCAGGATCTTTTGTCATTTCTGAAGAGGGAATCAGGGGATTTATCCATCCATCCCAACGCAAGGAAGAGCCAAGGCTTGGCGAACAGCTTAAGGCGCGTGTGATTGCGATTAAGGACGATAGCTCTGTCAACTTATCTCTGCTGCCGAGGAAACAGGATTCGATGAGCACTGATGCAGAACAAATCATTTCCTATTTGAGAACGAGAAATGGAGCTATGCCTTTTTCAGATAAAAGTGACCCGGAAGATATCAAAGAACGATTTCAGATGAGCAAAGGTGCTTTCAAACGTGCGTTAGGTCATTTGATGAAGCAGGGTAAAGTGCGTCAAGAGGGAAGCTGGACTTACGAAATAACAAAAGAAAAATAA
- a CDS encoding DegV family protein, with amino-acid sequence MTIRLLADSGADLPKSYYDENNITFIPLRVNLDENEYDDLITIRPGEIYEAMRNGKSPKTSQASPNFLKETFTELAKTAEPSIYIAFSSGLSGTYDTAVMMKNEVLEEYPDFDLKIIDSKGASLGCGLAVMYAQELISTGNTIQEVEESVKNYCESLQYIFTVDDLTYLARGGRISKTSAFVGGLLSIKPLLHMKDGKLVPLEKIRGRKKLVKRMIELIEARGVNLSEQRIGISHGDDIELANEVKELIEEAFQPKEIVISMIGAAIGAHSGPGTLAIFFAGKE; translated from the coding sequence ATGACGATTCGACTGCTTGCTGACAGCGGAGCTGATCTGCCAAAAAGTTACTATGATGAAAATAACATTACATTTATTCCATTAAGAGTCAACCTTGATGAAAATGAATATGACGATTTAATCACAATTCGGCCTGGCGAGATTTACGAAGCGATGAGAAACGGAAAATCCCCCAAAACCTCTCAGGCATCTCCAAATTTTCTGAAGGAAACCTTTACAGAACTCGCGAAAACCGCGGAACCCTCAATATATATCGCATTTTCTTCCGGACTCTCTGGTACATACGACACGGCGGTTATGATGAAAAATGAAGTCTTAGAAGAATATCCTGATTTCGATCTGAAGATTATTGACTCAAAAGGCGCCTCATTAGGCTGTGGATTAGCCGTTATGTATGCTCAGGAGCTTATTAGCACCGGAAATACAATACAGGAAGTTGAAGAGTCTGTAAAGAACTATTGTGAAAGTCTTCAATATATTTTTACAGTTGACGATTTAACCTATTTAGCAAGAGGCGGACGTATAAGCAAAACTTCAGCCTTTGTCGGTGGCCTGCTTAGCATTAAGCCACTTTTGCACATGAAGGATGGAAAGCTTGTTCCGTTAGAAAAAATCAGGGGACGAAAAAAATTAGTAAAACGCATGATTGAACTGATAGAAGCAAGAGGCGTAAATTTAAGCGAACAAAGAATCGGAATCAGCCACGGCGACGACATTGAGCTGGCAAATGAGGTGAAAGAGCTGATCGAAGAAGCTTTTCAACCTAAAGAGATCGTCATTAGTATGATTGGTGCCGCAATCGGAGCCCACTCAGGTCCCGGTACGCTTGCCATATTTTTTGCAGGAAAAGAATAG
- a CDS encoding YitT family protein: MKEEIKKFVIVCIGALLNAIGLNLFLIPANVYASGFTGVAQLLSGVLDAHSPIYISTGILLFLLNIPVGILGWLKVGKSFTLNSILSVALTSVFLTILPETRFSEDILLNAVFGGVISAIGIGMTLKYGASTGGLDIVAMILAKWKDKPVGTYFFILNAIIILMAGALNGAEKALYTLVTLYVTTRVIDSIHTRHEKLTVMIVTKKADLLTKAIYSRMKRGITNVPAKGAFTNEEKDMMIIVITRYELYYLEKIINEIDPEAFTNIVQTTGVLGLFNKD, from the coding sequence ATGAAAGAGGAAATAAAAAAATTCGTCATCGTATGTATAGGAGCACTATTAAACGCAATTGGACTTAACCTTTTTTTAATCCCTGCTAATGTGTATGCGAGCGGCTTTACAGGTGTGGCCCAGCTGTTGTCAGGAGTACTTGACGCACACTCGCCGATATATATATCAACCGGGATCCTGCTCTTTCTATTAAATATCCCCGTCGGTATATTAGGTTGGCTGAAAGTAGGGAAATCATTCACTCTCAATAGTATTTTGAGTGTTGCGCTTACTTCAGTATTTTTGACGATTCTTCCTGAGACGAGATTTTCCGAAGATATTTTGTTAAATGCCGTATTCGGAGGAGTGATTTCCGCGATTGGGATTGGAATGACCTTGAAATACGGAGCCTCAACAGGAGGTCTTGATATCGTGGCGATGATTCTTGCCAAATGGAAGGACAAGCCCGTTGGAACCTATTTCTTTATCCTAAATGCAATCATTATTTTGATGGCTGGTGCATTAAATGGGGCAGAAAAAGCATTATATACATTAGTCACGCTTTACGTAACGACACGGGTAATCGATTCTATCCATACAAGACATGAAAAGCTGACCGTCATGATCGTCACAAAAAAAGCAGATTTGCTTACAAAAGCAATTTATAGCCGTATGAAGCGTGGAATTACGAACGTACCTGCAAAAGGGGCATTTACAAACGAAGAAAAAGATATGATGATAATAGTAATCACAAGATACGAGCTCTATTATTTGGAGAAAATAATTAACGAGATCGATCCTGAAGCTTTCACTAACATCGTTCAAACGACAGGGGTATTGGGACTGTTTAACAAGGATTAA
- a CDS encoding BsuPI-related putative proteinase inhibitor, whose translation MKWFAVLVFSMLLLGACDQKETPQSDKEVSGEVEQNDLALSIEAVPKNGEVEFIMALKNNRNEDVEFTFNTGQRFELVVYDEKGEQKYRYSKDKMFTQAFQSIVLKPSEVYEFTDVWKTENLEPGEYKATVTFLGKSESVNTLKASTSFSS comes from the coding sequence ATGAAATGGTTTGCTGTACTAGTCTTTTCAATGTTACTGCTTGGAGCTTGTGATCAAAAGGAAACTCCCCAATCTGACAAGGAGGTATCAGGTGAAGTGGAACAAAATGATCTGGCATTGTCGATTGAAGCAGTACCGAAAAACGGTGAAGTAGAATTTATTATGGCTCTAAAGAATAACAGGAATGAGGATGTTGAATTTACATTTAACACCGGGCAGCGATTTGAGCTTGTCGTGTACGATGAAAAAGGAGAACAGAAATACCGGTATTCCAAGGACAAAATGTTCACACAAGCATTTCAATCGATCGTTTTAAAACCAAGCGAGGTTTATGAGTTTACCGATGTATGGAAAACAGAAAATTTAGAGCCTGGTGAGTACAAGGCTACAGTTACGTTTTTAGGGAAATCAGAATCTGTGAATACATTGAAGGCAAGTACAAGCTTCAGCTCTTAG
- a CDS encoding DUF3813 domain-containing protein has translation MRNELFDQAKDFVLHADQTASGKTSGDLTHAISAAKNAVSSAFANSTDAERAQLRKMQNHLDRLS, from the coding sequence GTGCGAAATGAATTATTTGATCAGGCAAAAGATTTTGTTCTTCATGCCGACCAAACAGCTTCAGGAAAAACCTCTGGTGATCTGACACATGCGATTTCTGCAGCAAAAAATGCCGTTTCTTCTGCATTTGCCAATTCGACAGACGCTGAAAGGGCTCAGCTGCGCAAGATGCAAAACCATCTGGATAGGTTATCGTAA
- a CDS encoding Cof-type HAD-IIB family hydrolase yields the protein MNTKPYLIALDLDGTLLKDDKTISNESIEIVQRLKSEGHQVCISTGRPYRSSAIYYEQLKLDSPIVNFNGAFVHHPQDKSWGRFHTSLDLNAVKDIIEISEKYHVHNILAEIIDDVYFHYHDEQLIDVFSMGDPKVTVGDLRSTLGEDVTSILIHAKEEDVPRIRSYLSDVHAEVVDHRRWAAPFHVIEIIKKGINKAVGLEKISKYYGIPKDRIIAFGDEDNDTEMIQFAGHGVAMGNAIPLIKETANHITKTNEENGIAEFLKDFFS from the coding sequence ATGAACACTAAACCGTATTTAATCGCTTTAGATTTGGATGGCACATTATTGAAAGATGATAAAACCATTTCGAACGAATCAATTGAAATTGTTCAGCGTTTAAAATCAGAAGGACATCAAGTTTGCATTTCAACAGGAAGACCTTATCGTTCATCTGCGATTTATTATGAACAGCTCAAGCTTGACAGTCCAATCGTTAATTTTAACGGTGCATTTGTCCATCATCCGCAAGACAAATCGTGGGGGAGATTTCATACCTCACTTGATTTGAATGCAGTGAAAGATATTATTGAAATTTCTGAAAAATATCACGTACATAATATTTTAGCTGAAATCATTGACGATGTGTACTTCCATTATCATGATGAACAGTTGATCGATGTGTTCAGCATGGGTGATCCGAAAGTAACGGTAGGCGATTTGAGATCCACTCTTGGCGAGGATGTCACAAGCATATTAATTCATGCGAAAGAAGAGGATGTCCCAAGGATCAGAAGTTATTTATCGGATGTACACGCAGAGGTCGTCGATCATCGTAGATGGGCTGCACCTTTTCATGTCATTGAAATCATTAAAAAAGGAATCAATAAGGCAGTAGGTCTTGAGAAAATCAGCAAATATTACGGAATTCCTAAAGATCGCATCATCGCTTTCGGCGACGAAGACAATGACACAGAGATGATACAATTTGCAGGCCATGGTGTTGCTATGGGAAATGCTATTCCTCTGATAAAAGAGACAGCCAATCACATCACTAAGACAAATGAAGAAAATGGCATTGCCGAATTTTTAAAAGATTTCTTTTCGTAA